From the Rhinatrema bivittatum chromosome 3, aRhiBiv1.1, whole genome shotgun sequence genome, one window contains:
- the LOC115088857 gene encoding putative nuclease HARBI1: MFTAAAIYVLQSLRLRRERERRRRQLGRRRYPLHRVYRTRTQFLDLSEEEVMTSYRFDKETILSLCQMLEGDLQPRTQRGHALPVHIKVTTFLAFLATGSFQTPLGLTSEITQGATSRCLEQALAALLRHTHHFISFPIRREEQHETMRDFYQIARFPSVLGAIDCTHVPLRAPGGDEAIYRNRKGFHSLNMQVVCNAKGLITNVVPRFPGSTHDAYILTQSRIYEEFQLRHITGGWLLGDRSYPLKSWLMIPMANPNTAAEMRYNRAHRRTRAVIERTFGILKSRFRCLDRSGGCLLYSPSKVCEIFLACCILHNLAINRHIPVPEDRPEENEEEDIQLSMEELEEIHHLSQRQAIRERNSLIESHFRR, from the exons ATGTTCACAGCAGCAGCAATATACGTGCTGCAATCCCTAAGGctcagaagggaaagagagaggaggagaaggcagctgggTCGGAGGCGGTACCCGTTACACCGAGTCTACAGGACTCGCACccaatttctggatctgtctgaggaggaagtaatgacCAGTTACAGATTTGATAAGGAGACCATACTGtccctctgccaaatgttagaggGTGACCTGCAACCTCGCAcacaaaggggccatgccttgcctgtacacatcaaggtgactacctTCCTTGCATTTCTGGCTACCGGCAGCTTCCAAACCCCGCTTGGCCTGACGTCTGAAATCACTCAGGGTGCCACCTCAAGATgtctggagcaggccctggctgccctgctgcgacacacacaccactttatctccttccccatcagaagagaggaacagcatgaaaccatgagagacttctaccaaATAGCACGCTTCCCCtcggtcttgggagctattgattgcacccatgtgcccctaagggcaccaggaggagatgaggccatctACCGCAATCGCAAGGGATTCCACTCACTAAACATGCAGGTGGTGTGCAACGCCAAGGGCCTCATCACGAATGTGGTGCCTCGCTTTCCTGGATCCACCCACGACGCCTACATTCTCACCCAATCCAGGATTTATGAAGAATTCCAGCTGCGTCACATCACTGGGGGCTGGCTCCTAG GTGACAGAAGCTATCCCCTCAAATCTTGGCTCATGATTCCCATGGCCAACCCCAACACTGCAGCTGAGAtgcgctacaacagggcacaccgtaggaccagggctgtcatcgagagaacatttggcatcctgaaatcacgcttccgctgtctggacagatccggTGGGTGCCTCTTGTACTCCCCCTCTAAGGTGTGTGAGATTTTCCTAGCCTGCTGTATTCTACATAATCTGGCAATTAACAGACACATCCCTGTACCTGAGGATAGGcctgaagagaatgaggaggaggacaTACAGCTGTCCatggaggaattggaggaaataCATCACCTGAGCCAAAGGCAGGCGATACGAGAGAGGAACAgtctcatagaaagccatttccgtaggtga